A single genomic interval of Hippoglossus stenolepis isolate QCI-W04-F060 chromosome 24, HSTE1.2, whole genome shotgun sequence harbors:
- the gca gene encoding grancalcin: MAYPGYGGYGGAMPGMPAQGMPQQGMPGGHMGGPMPGQMGGPMGGAPPQGGYSPYGGGYQAQYGAPQLAANDPMWGYFTAIAGQDGEVDAEELQRCLTQSGFTGSYQPFSLDTCRIMIAMLDRDHTGKMGFNEFKDLFVALNGWKQNFMMVDQDRSGNIDPNEMSRAINAMGYHISPQTLTVIIKRYSKAGRIFFDDYVASCVKLRALSDHFRRRDTMQQGTVPFQYDDFIQCTMAV; encoded by the exons ATGGCTTATCCAGGATACGGCGGG TATGGGGGTGCGATGCCGGGCATGCCAGCTCAGGGGATGCCACAACAGGGAATGCCGGGAGGGCACATGGGAGGTCCCATGCCTGGGCAAATGGGTGGGCCCATGGGAGGCGCACCACCCCAGGGAGGATACTCCCCCTATGGAGGAGGCTATCAAGCCCAATATGGTGCCCCACAACTGGCTGCCAACGATCCAATGTGGGGTTACTTCACAGCCATAGCAGGccag GACGGTGAGGTGGATGCAGAGGAACTCCAGAGGTGTCTGACTCAGTCGGGTTTCACTGGCAGCTACCAAC CTTTCAGCCTGGATACTTGCAGGATCATGATCGCGATGCTCGAT AGGGACCACACAGGAAAGATGGGTTTCAACGAGTTCAAGGATCTGTTCGTGGCTCTGAACGGCTGGAAGCAGaacttcatgatggtggaccAGGACAGGAGCGGAAATATCGATCCTAACGAGATGTCTCGGGCCATCAACGCTATGG GCTACCACATCAGTCCTCAAACTCTCACTGTCATCATCAAGCGCTACAGCAAAGCTGGCCGGATCTTCTTCGATGACTACGTGGCGTCCTGTGTCAAACTGCGCGCTCTCTCAG ACCACTTCAGGCGGAGAGACACCATGCAGCAGGGAACTGTCCCCTTCCAGTATGATGAT TTCATCCAGTGCACAATGGCCGTCTAA